The following proteins come from a genomic window of Streptomyces sp. NBC_01716:
- a CDS encoding lysine N(6)-hydroxylase/L-ornithine N(5)-oxygenase family protein — MSQVLPGDAAPVHDLIGIGFGPSNVAMSIAVSEHNARVGRQEPVTAHFFEQQPRFGWHRGMLIDDATMQVSFLKDLVTLRNPTSEFSFLCYLQSKGRLIDFINHKNLFPLRVEFHDYFEWAAAKVDDTVSYGHEVVGVMPVVRDGTTEYLDVTVRSREGLAVHRTRNLVIGTGLRPQMPEGVERGDRVWHNSELLKRVEELADSSPSRFVVVGAGQSAAENVAYLHRRFPDAEVCAVFSRYGYSPADDSAFANRIFDPDAVDQYFAAPEDVKGRLMDYHGNTNYSVVDIDLIDDLYRQMYREKVLGTERLRFINVSRLVDVKETPDKARATVKSLVTGEETFLDADIVVFATGYGPADPVGLLGEVADRCLRDDEGRVRVERDYRIATAPDLSCGIYLQGGTEHTHGITSSLLSNTAIRVGEILDSLLGRGARSASGEPRPGMLSS; from the coding sequence ATGTCACAGGTTCTTCCTGGCGACGCAGCACCGGTCCACGACCTCATAGGCATCGGCTTCGGGCCGTCCAATGTGGCGATGTCGATCGCGGTCAGCGAGCACAACGCACGCGTCGGCAGGCAGGAGCCGGTCACCGCTCACTTCTTCGAGCAGCAGCCCCGGTTCGGCTGGCACCGGGGGATGCTCATCGACGACGCGACCATGCAGGTGTCCTTCCTCAAGGACCTGGTGACGCTCAGGAACCCGACCAGTGAGTTCAGCTTCCTCTGCTACCTGCAGAGCAAGGGGCGGCTGATCGACTTCATCAACCACAAGAACCTCTTCCCCCTGCGGGTGGAGTTCCACGACTACTTCGAGTGGGCCGCGGCCAAGGTGGACGACACGGTCTCCTACGGCCACGAGGTCGTCGGCGTCATGCCCGTCGTCCGTGACGGGACCACGGAGTATCTGGATGTCACCGTCCGGTCGAGGGAGGGGCTCGCGGTCCACCGCACCCGCAACCTCGTCATCGGCACCGGGCTGCGTCCCCAGATGCCGGAGGGCGTGGAGCGTGGCGACCGCGTCTGGCACAACTCCGAACTGCTCAAGCGGGTCGAGGAGTTGGCGGACTCGTCGCCCTCCCGCTTCGTCGTCGTCGGCGCCGGTCAGAGCGCCGCCGAGAACGTCGCCTATCTGCACCGCCGCTTCCCCGACGCCGAGGTCTGCGCGGTCTTCTCGCGGTACGGCTACAGCCCCGCCGACGACAGCGCGTTCGCCAACCGGATCTTCGATCCCGACGCCGTCGACCAGTACTTCGCCGCGCCCGAGGACGTCAAGGGCCGGCTCATGGACTACCACGGGAACACCAACTACTCCGTGGTGGACATCGACTTGATCGACGACCTCTACCGGCAGATGTACCGGGAGAAGGTCCTCGGCACCGAGCGGCTGCGCTTCATCAACGTCTCCCGGCTGGTGGACGTCAAGGAGACGCCCGACAAGGCGCGTGCCACGGTGAAGTCCCTCGTCACGGGCGAGGAGACCTTCCTGGACGCCGACATCGTGGTGTTCGCCACCGGCTACGGCCCCGCCGACCCCGTCGGCCTTCTCGGTGAGGTCGCGGACCGCTGCCTCCGGGACGACGAGGGCCGAGTCCGCGTCGAACGCGACTACCGCATCGCCACCGCCCCCGACCTGAGCTGCGGCATCTATCTCCAGGGCGGCACGGAGCACACGCACGGCATCACGTCGTCCCTGCTGTCCAACACCGCGATCCGGGTCGGTGAGATCCTGGACTCGCTGCTCGGCCGAGGCGCCAGGTCCGCCTCCGGAGAGCCCCGACCGGGCATGCTCTCCTCGTAG
- a CDS encoding FecCD family ABC transporter permease encodes MKRAVAPGARIGQLSFVWRPWMVLVTLLLAAATFLVFCVSIGVGDFPIGLSRVIATILGRGEQVDEFVIMDLRMPRALTGLVVGIALGVSGAITQSVARNPLASPDILGITWGAGAVAVFLVTVSSSTTEAVVSSVGLSAAALGGGLGTGLLVYFLAWRRGIDGFRLILIGISVSAVMQAITIWLLVKADIRDVARAQVWLVGSLDNRSWDDVRVALWCTLVLMIVVAAATFQFKPMHLGDEVAAGLGVRYTVVRAVLLLCAVLLAAVGVSAAGPVAFVALVAPQVAMRLMRCPTPPLMASGLVGALLLIGADLVARAALPITLPVGVVTAAIGGPFLVYLLVRANLRQTDR; translated from the coding sequence GTGAAGCGAGCGGTGGCGCCTGGCGCGCGCATCGGCCAACTCTCGTTCGTATGGCGGCCCTGGATGGTGCTGGTCACGCTGCTGCTGGCGGCGGCGACCTTCCTCGTCTTCTGCGTGTCCATCGGCGTCGGCGACTTCCCCATCGGCCTGTCCCGGGTGATCGCGACGATCCTCGGCCGGGGCGAGCAGGTCGACGAGTTCGTGATCATGGATCTGCGGATGCCGCGTGCCCTCACCGGTCTCGTCGTCGGGATCGCGCTGGGGGTGTCCGGGGCGATCACGCAGTCCGTCGCGCGCAATCCGCTGGCCAGCCCGGACATTCTGGGGATCACCTGGGGCGCCGGCGCGGTCGCGGTGTTCCTCGTGACGGTGTCGAGCAGCACGACCGAGGCGGTCGTCAGCTCCGTGGGCCTGTCCGCCGCGGCGCTCGGGGGCGGCCTCGGTACAGGACTGCTGGTCTACTTCCTGGCGTGGCGGCGCGGGATCGACGGCTTCCGCCTCATCCTCATCGGCATCTCCGTGAGCGCGGTGATGCAGGCGATCACCATCTGGCTGCTGGTCAAGGCCGACATCAGGGATGTCGCGCGGGCCCAGGTGTGGCTGGTCGGCTCGCTGGACAACCGGTCGTGGGACGACGTACGGGTGGCGCTCTGGTGCACGCTCGTCCTCATGATCGTCGTCGCGGCGGCCACGTTCCAGTTCAAGCCGATGCACCTCGGTGACGAGGTCGCCGCGGGTCTGGGGGTGCGGTACACGGTCGTACGGGCGGTCCTGCTGCTGTGCGCCGTCCTGCTGGCCGCCGTGGGTGTGAGCGCGGCGGGCCCGGTCGCGTTCGTCGCGTTGGTGGCGCCGCAGGTGGCGATGCGTCTGATGCGGTGCCCGACACCGCCGTTGATGGCTTCCGGGCTGGTGGGCGCGTTGCTGCTGATCGGTGCGGACCTGGTCGCGCGTGCGGCGCTGCCGATCACGCTCCCCGTCGGTGTGGTCACCGCCGCGATCGGCGGGCCCTTCCTCGTCTATCTGCTGGTGAGGGCGAACCTCAGACAGACAGATAGATGA
- a CDS encoding ABC transporter ATP-binding protein — MSAAGTRAAPAALRTASGGEATRWVVAHCRETPWLTLATVLTTVAGAALQVLPVLLLGRVVDGVVAGDSRSVLVTVTVLLGAAALLGAAATAASTYLIGRLGADLLARLREHAVRAVLGMPSARIEQVGRGDVLSRVGDDVAVLSKGIRTAIPTVFSAGVLVFIATVGMFGLDWRLGLAGAGALPAYALALRWYLPRSAPLYREQRVAQADRAQALISGLNGIDTVRAYRLEESVRETVTRESWRVRDLGIEVFRFFGRFVGRENRAEFIGLVLILVVGYALLEADAATLGEVSAAPLMFHRLFTPLGAIMFTFDEAQKSGASLTRLVGVLGEDTEDRLVGDGSVAPAAESVPYPVTVEGLTFSYPDTDEPVLRDVSLTIPAGGSLALVGATGAGKSTLAALIAGIGTPQAGSVRIGPHDLAALDEAGSRALVSILTQETHVFSGPLADDLRLAAPEATDAQLADALRTVGAGEWVEGLPDGLNTLVGEGGERLDVTKVAQIALARLVLSRSPVVVLDESTAEAGSEGAAELERAVLAACSGRTTLFVAHRLTQAMAADRIAVLDAGRVVERGTHHELVALGGRYARLWRAWREGS, encoded by the coding sequence GTGAGCGCGGCCGGCACCCGCGCCGCTCCGGCGGCACTGCGTACGGCGAGCGGAGGCGAGGCCACCCGGTGGGTCGTGGCGCACTGCCGCGAGACGCCATGGCTGACGCTGGCCACCGTGCTCACCACGGTGGCCGGCGCGGCGCTCCAGGTACTCCCGGTGCTTCTGCTGGGCCGGGTGGTCGACGGAGTGGTCGCGGGCGACTCGCGCTCGGTCCTGGTCACGGTCACGGTCCTGCTGGGGGCCGCCGCGCTGCTCGGGGCGGCGGCCACCGCCGCATCGACCTATCTGATCGGGCGCCTCGGCGCGGATCTGCTCGCACGGCTGCGGGAACACGCGGTCCGGGCCGTACTGGGAATGCCCAGCGCACGGATCGAACAGGTCGGCCGGGGCGATGTGTTGTCCCGCGTCGGCGACGACGTGGCCGTGCTGTCCAAGGGCATCCGGACGGCCATCCCCACCGTGTTCTCGGCGGGTGTGCTGGTCTTCATCGCCACCGTGGGGATGTTCGGGCTGGACTGGCGGCTCGGCCTCGCGGGCGCCGGCGCCCTGCCCGCGTACGCGCTCGCCCTGCGCTGGTATCTCCCGAGGTCCGCCCCCCTCTACCGCGAACAGCGCGTCGCCCAGGCCGATCGCGCGCAGGCGCTGATCAGCGGACTGAACGGCATAGACACCGTACGGGCGTACCGCCTGGAGGAATCCGTCCGCGAGACGGTGACCCGGGAGTCGTGGCGGGTGCGCGATCTCGGTATCGAGGTGTTCCGGTTCTTCGGCCGTTTCGTCGGCAGGGAGAACCGCGCGGAGTTCATCGGGCTCGTCCTGATCCTTGTGGTGGGGTACGCCCTGCTGGAGGCCGACGCCGCGACTCTGGGCGAGGTGTCGGCGGCCCCCCTGATGTTCCACCGGCTCTTCACCCCGCTGGGCGCCATCATGTTCACCTTCGACGAGGCGCAGAAGTCGGGCGCGAGCCTGACCCGTCTGGTCGGCGTGCTGGGGGAGGACACCGAGGACCGGCTGGTCGGCGACGGTTCCGTCGCCCCGGCGGCGGAGTCCGTGCCGTATCCGGTGACGGTGGAGGGGCTGACGTTCAGTTATCCCGACACCGACGAGCCGGTCCTGCGGGACGTCAGCCTGACGATTCCGGCGGGCGGTTCGCTCGCCCTGGTGGGGGCGACCGGCGCGGGCAAGTCCACCCTGGCCGCCCTGATCGCCGGCATCGGGACCCCGCAGGCCGGATCGGTACGGATCGGGCCGCACGATCTCGCGGCACTGGACGAGGCGGGCTCGCGCGCCCTGGTGAGCATCCTGACCCAGGAGACGCATGTGTTCTCCGGTCCGCTCGCCGACGACCTGCGGCTCGCCGCGCCCGAGGCGACCGACGCCCAACTCGCCGACGCTTTGCGGACAGTCGGCGCGGGCGAATGGGTCGAGGGGCTGCCCGACGGGCTGAACACCCTGGTCGGCGAGGGCGGCGAACGCCTGGACGTCACCAAGGTCGCCCAGATCGCCCTGGCCCGGCTGGTGTTGAGCCGGTCGCCGGTCGTGGTCCTCGACGAGTCGACCGCGGAGGCGGGCAGTGAGGGCGCGGCCGAGCTGGAACGGGCGGTGCTGGCCGCCTGTTCGGGCCGGACCACGCTGTTCGTCGCACACCGGCTGACCCAGGCGATGGCGGCGGACCGCATCGCCGTGCTGGACGCGGGGCGCGTGGTCGAGCGGGGGACCCACCATGAACTGGTGGCCCTCGGAGGCCGGTACGCACGACTGTGGCGGGCGTGGCGGGAAGGTAGCTAG
- a CDS encoding iron-siderophore ABC transporter substrate-binding protein, with protein MLLHRTTLVKPLRRLAATLSAAALGVGLLAGCGSDSADKPSDDAPAAASGAFPVTVEHAFGSTEVTKAPKRVVSVGYTDDQAILAFGIKPVGMVDQYPNPAGESPDINTQWPWVKDKWGDARPEVIMKNGDSGPNYEKIAALRPDLIIAVYSEIDQAAYDKLSKIAPTVGRTKAEKEPFSAPWQDNAAHIAKALGKEDEGTELVRGIQEKLDAAKKAHPEFADQTAVVISWYKNAISPFTSTDVRGQLVTGTGFTYQTKIDDIADGGFSTELSPERIDLIDVDRIFVVNDKADTEALNKFELFANLPAVKNKKVSYLLDSEGPAIGAAMSQGTLLSLPYAIDELVKSVK; from the coding sequence ATGCTTCTCCATAGAACGACGCTCGTGAAGCCGTTGCGGCGACTGGCGGCGACACTGTCCGCCGCGGCGCTCGGTGTCGGCCTGCTCGCGGGATGCGGTTCCGACTCGGCGGACAAGCCGAGCGACGACGCCCCCGCCGCCGCTTCCGGCGCGTTCCCGGTCACCGTGGAGCACGCGTTCGGATCCACGGAGGTCACCAAGGCCCCGAAGCGGGTCGTCTCCGTCGGCTACACCGACGACCAGGCCATCCTGGCGTTCGGCATCAAGCCGGTCGGCATGGTCGACCAGTACCCGAACCCGGCTGGCGAGTCCCCCGACATCAACACCCAGTGGCCCTGGGTGAAGGACAAGTGGGGCGACGCCCGCCCCGAAGTCATCATGAAGAACGGCGACTCGGGGCCCAACTACGAGAAGATCGCCGCCCTGCGCCCCGACCTGATCATCGCGGTCTACTCCGAGATCGACCAGGCCGCGTACGACAAGCTCTCCAAGATCGCCCCGACCGTGGGCCGTACGAAGGCCGAGAAGGAGCCCTTCAGCGCCCCCTGGCAGGACAACGCGGCCCATATCGCCAAGGCGCTCGGCAAGGAGGACGAGGGCACCGAGCTGGTGCGGGGCATCCAGGAGAAGCTCGACGCGGCCAAGAAGGCGCACCCCGAGTTCGCCGACCAGACCGCGGTCGTCATCTCCTGGTACAAGAACGCGATCTCGCCGTTCACCTCCACCGACGTACGCGGACAGCTGGTGACGGGCACCGGGTTCACGTATCAGACCAAGATCGACGACATCGCGGACGGCGGCTTCTCCACCGAACTCTCGCCCGAGCGCATCGACCTGATCGACGTCGACCGCATCTTCGTGGTCAACGACAAGGCGGACACGGAGGCGCTGAACAAGTTCGAGCTGTTCGCCAACCTGCCCGCGGTCAAGAACAAGAAGGTGTCCTACCTGCTGGACAGCGAGGGCCCCGCGATCGGCGCGGCCATGTCCCAGGGCACCCTGCTCTCCCTGCCGTACGCGATCGACGAACTCGTCAAGTCGGTCAAGTAG
- a CDS encoding ABC transporter ATP-binding protein — MAAQYITETEAETASEAGSAPSSGAGDVARLAARDVMVGYGGRTVIDGLDVTIPPGVITTIIGPNGCGKSTLLRTLTRLLKPARGTVLLDGEDIARLRTRDVAKKLGLLPQAPVAPEGLTVADLVARGRHPHQSWLRQWSSDDADVVEHALAMTGVADLAERPVDSLSGGQRQRVWISMTLAQGTDLLLLDEPTTYLDLAHAIDVLDLVDDLHESGRTVVMVLHDLNLATRYSDNLIVMREGAILAQGHPRDVITAELLHEAFGLRAQVIDAPVGDSPIIVPLGRTHV; from the coding sequence GTGGCTGCTCAGTACATCACCGAGACAGAGGCGGAGACAGCGTCGGAGGCCGGCTCCGCGCCCAGCTCCGGCGCGGGCGACGTCGCGCGGCTGGCAGCCAGAGATGTCATGGTCGGATACGGCGGCCGGACCGTCATCGACGGTCTCGACGTGACGATCCCGCCGGGCGTGATCACCACGATCATCGGCCCCAACGGCTGTGGGAAGTCGACCCTGTTGCGCACCCTGACCCGGCTGCTCAAGCCGGCCAGGGGGACGGTCCTGCTGGACGGCGAGGACATCGCCCGGCTCAGGACCAGGGACGTGGCGAAGAAGCTCGGTCTGCTGCCCCAGGCGCCGGTCGCGCCGGAAGGGCTGACGGTGGCCGACCTCGTCGCCAGAGGGCGTCATCCGCACCAGAGCTGGCTGCGGCAGTGGTCGTCGGACGACGCGGATGTCGTGGAGCACGCGCTGGCCATGACCGGGGTGGCCGATCTGGCCGAGCGTCCGGTCGACTCGCTGTCGGGCGGGCAACGCCAGCGCGTCTGGATATCGATGACGCTGGCTCAGGGCACCGACCTGCTGCTGCTGGACGAGCCCACCACCTATCTGGACCTGGCGCACGCGATCGACGTGCTCGACTTGGTGGACGATCTGCACGAGTCGGGGCGCACCGTGGTCATGGTGCTGCACGACCTGAATCTGGCGACGCGCTACAGCGACAACCTCATCGTGATGCGGGAGGGGGCGATCCTGGCGCAGGGGCATCCGCGTGACGTGATCACCGCCGAGCTGCTGCACGAGGCGTTCGGGCTGCGCGCCCAGGTGATCGACGCACCGGTGGGCGACAGCCCGATCATCGTGCCGCTGGGCCGTACGCACGTTTAG
- a CDS encoding methionyl-tRNA formyltransferase, whose amino-acid sequence MRVVMFGYQTWGHRTLRALLDSEHDVVLVVTHPKSEHAYEKIWSDSVADLAEEHGVPVLIRNRPDDEELFERLKEADPDIIVANNWRTWIPPRIFGLPRHGTLNIHDSLLPKYAGFSPLIWALINGEPEVGVTAHMMDDELDAGDVVRQEAVAVGPKDTATDLFHKTVELIAPVTIGALGLIAAGQTEFTKQDRSQASFFHKRSAEDIRIDWTWPAEDLERLVRAQSEPYPSAFAFHKGKRLEVLAAVVSDGLYGGTPGRVFYREGDGVVIVAGADARTGRNHGLAITRVRTEDGRELPATEYFTTMGGYLTSRP is encoded by the coding sequence ATGCGGGTCGTCATGTTCGGTTACCAGACCTGGGGCCACCGCACCCTGCGAGCCCTTCTGGACTCCGAGCACGACGTGGTGCTGGTCGTGACCCACCCCAAGAGCGAGCACGCGTACGAAAAGATCTGGAGCGACTCCGTCGCCGACCTCGCCGAGGAGCACGGCGTCCCGGTGCTGATCCGCAACCGGCCGGACGACGAGGAGCTGTTCGAACGCCTCAAGGAGGCCGACCCGGACATCATCGTCGCCAACAACTGGCGGACCTGGATCCCCCCGCGGATCTTCGGCCTGCCGCGGCACGGCACCCTGAACATCCATGACTCGCTGCTGCCGAAGTACGCCGGCTTCTCCCCGCTGATCTGGGCCCTGATCAACGGCGAGCCCGAAGTGGGCGTCACCGCACACATGATGGACGACGAACTCGACGCCGGCGACGTCGTCCGCCAGGAGGCGGTCGCGGTCGGACCGAAGGACACCGCGACCGACCTCTTCCACAAGACCGTCGAGCTCATCGCACCGGTCACCATCGGCGCGCTCGGCCTCATCGCCGCCGGCCAGACGGAGTTCACCAAGCAGGACCGCTCGCAGGCGAGCTTCTTCCACAAGCGGTCCGCCGAGGACATCCGCATCGACTGGACCTGGCCGGCGGAGGACCTCGAACGCCTGGTCCGCGCCCAGTCGGAGCCGTACCCGAGCGCCTTCGCCTTCCACAAGGGCAAGCGCCTCGAAGTCCTCGCCGCTGTGGTGTCCGATGGCCTCTACGGCGGTACGCCGGGCCGTGTCTTCTACCGCGAGGGCGACGGCGTGGTGATCGTGGCCGGAGCCGACGCCCGCACGGGCCGCAACCACGGCCTGGCGATCACGCGCGTCCGGACGGAGGACGGCCGGGAGCTGCCCGCGACGGAGTACTTCACCACTATGGGCGGCTACCTGACGAGCCGTCCCTGA
- a CDS encoding FecCD family ABC transporter permease, which translates to MSRTAVERPIPKERTEARRHRALGLGTLVVILLIVGVVSLAVGARALSPAEVWHGLFAAPESDQRLTEIRLIVHTVRVPRTVLAIVAGIALGIGGALIQGYTRNPIADTGLLGVNAGASFAVVTAIALFGFTNPFQYVWFAFLGAGVAGVVVFGLSSIGRGAGNPLTLALAGQGVTVFLAAMTTAISLSDQKSLNALRFWNSGSVAGVGFGVIWPVAVFIAVGLVLALTTLPALNLLNLGDDVARGLGVNIALSRTVGIVAITLLAGAATAACGPIAFLGLMVAHVARHLTGPDYRWLVPYAGVLGALILLVSDIVGRLVVRPGELDSGVVVALLGAPFFAGLVWRGKFKSA; encoded by the coding sequence ATGAGCAGGACCGCGGTTGAGCGCCCGATACCCAAGGAACGAACAGAGGCCCGTCGGCACCGGGCCCTGGGGCTGGGCACGTTGGTGGTGATCCTCCTGATCGTGGGGGTGGTCTCGCTGGCCGTCGGCGCCCGCGCGCTGAGTCCCGCCGAGGTGTGGCACGGGCTGTTCGCGGCGCCGGAATCCGATCAGCGGCTCACCGAGATCAGGCTCATCGTGCACACCGTGCGGGTGCCCCGGACGGTCCTCGCGATCGTGGCGGGCATCGCCCTCGGGATCGGCGGGGCACTGATCCAGGGGTACACACGTAACCCGATCGCGGACACGGGGCTGCTCGGGGTGAACGCCGGCGCCTCGTTCGCCGTGGTCACCGCGATCGCCCTGTTCGGGTTCACCAACCCCTTCCAGTACGTCTGGTTCGCCTTCCTGGGCGCGGGGGTCGCCGGTGTCGTCGTGTTCGGTCTTTCGAGCATCGGCCGGGGGGCAGGCAACCCGCTGACGCTCGCACTGGCGGGGCAGGGGGTCACGGTGTTCCTCGCGGCGATGACCACGGCCATCTCACTCTCGGACCAGAAGTCGCTGAACGCGCTGCGGTTCTGGAACTCGGGCTCCGTGGCCGGTGTCGGATTCGGCGTCATCTGGCCGGTGGCCGTGTTCATCGCGGTCGGGCTGGTGCTGGCGCTGACCACACTGCCGGCTCTCAACCTGCTCAACCTCGGCGACGACGTGGCGCGCGGGCTGGGAGTGAACATCGCGCTGAGCCGGACCGTCGGCATCGTCGCCATCACCCTGCTCGCGGGCGCGGCGACGGCGGCGTGCGGGCCCATCGCGTTCCTCGGGCTGATGGTGGCCCATGTCGCCCGCCATCTCACCGGGCCGGACTACCGCTGGCTGGTGCCGTACGCGGGTGTACTCGGCGCCCTGATCCTTCTTGTCAGTGACATCGTGGGGCGATTGGTGGTGCGGCCGGGCGAGTTGGACTCGGGCGTCGTCGTCGCCCTCCTCGGCGCCCCGTTCTTCGCGGGCCTCGTGTGGCGTGGAAAGTTCAAGAGCGCATGA